Proteins from a single region of Chitinibacter bivalviorum:
- a CDS encoding KAP family P-loop NTPase fold protein, with protein MSLEEMMPSALDREISSADKDAFGHRHFAKALRSLIESENYSPPFSIGLLGGWGTGKSSIKELYTANLRDDASRTNKLTRKDRYHCITFNAWRFGGKDQDIKRALLRHVFLELGGSEESLQDKLFHQFSEVKETPKSVRQLTRELLRAWMIPMLALTLAVIGLFLLLGLGLYFLGINNPWAQALFIPSVAFVYTYVLKNVKPTEVKATNLLTKITFPSTTPEQYEEMLVKQIHEYKAGRATALTGQSGKTCERLVVFVDDLDRLPADEMVLGLDAVRTFMEIPKDRLPKGLGLVFVISCDEGKIADALAKGRRNADLPAAVFNHFDARRYLDRVFQFRLEITPPPRHDMRAFATSHLERMGNIAEDLKGRGFQLAPIIDRMIHVGIQDPRNALQIVNAFAQAWWLGTQREIEGAGTHRPGGLHEGAVTKHPISLGAICAFKVSFPDFYRDLQDDPAILLRFTEVLVQKRPHTGLPLTTQQLLIEKYLRLTEEDKYEIRPEHRALRQYLASLVGLRWANSLQSLLILSEDSITRQLGDKAPAIYDAFVSGDTDGVLEGMGRHQDISALTSDQARMLYQMFEDLRDESEHRRTNAAKVIADIIDRIPEPPAAQLLGELCREVADSLELRSQLGITRIDHLLEKATGKDQSSITSRLVDDVLTPGQQIKLLKESLDKPSLKEAGDMVKSLIPVVIRVAGTHELDNDAMTNFLKWLLDRSVGVDGKVEQLSFTQLEDWLVLNDEFLTQGLGMGYAKALADELLKAKPAPFDHTIAVNRALGIIEGQIARGEDSRRPAWVIVNQLITTNSIETVKAVCSYAIPNLDKAQDNEISKFVTGFIERLVLVAQDGKLNNDWTVAKESLVKAVSANVTRLDQNSVDVLANLVVQWSAQEANESAACAIANQLSLHHFSAMEKVVESWIPRLLTDLSDPYLELTAKSTYRLSETMQSSMVSGMNVLIDNEIVSEEASRRLELFVKHANRALWEKGPFHAYLDRMWTAIANRAGNPSRYLYRVFPSAVALLEHATPTTVGSSLQQLFAQAVSYPGHYSWLHDWMADDWPSNYPGFNPDPIFDQAVAFSTGQSPASLTKGIPRSLNEMLKRGLVDKTKLPQMLNTACLAWKTAPDDMASILAQHSELTIEQAVDLITTIDPEKEEDVSALKTVWSSLASKRDNATRQSIARQLLGKVPIASASTPDFGFSTWLQVQPDGGQELIKQLFEKIETSDEQTLRVWRQAVSRSAELGAEFYLTEVPKLLKLASMDITVGAVFDDVEKITATLGGQIVEWRWPSA; from the coding sequence ATGTCTTTAGAAGAAATGATGCCTTCAGCACTGGATCGAGAAATATCCAGCGCTGATAAAGATGCCTTCGGGCACCGCCATTTTGCAAAAGCACTTCGCAGCTTGATTGAATCAGAGAATTACTCACCGCCGTTTAGTATTGGCTTATTGGGTGGTTGGGGCACCGGTAAAAGCAGTATCAAGGAACTCTATACGGCAAATCTGCGGGACGATGCAAGCCGCACAAACAAGCTCACTCGCAAAGATCGCTATCACTGTATTACGTTCAACGCCTGGCGTTTCGGCGGTAAAGATCAGGATATTAAGCGCGCGTTATTGCGCCACGTATTCCTTGAACTGGGGGGGTCGGAGGAAAGCCTTCAGGACAAGCTTTTCCATCAGTTCAGCGAGGTGAAGGAAACACCTAAATCAGTGAGGCAGCTTACCCGTGAACTACTGCGGGCCTGGATGATCCCGATGCTGGCACTTACTCTGGCAGTGATTGGACTTTTTCTGCTACTGGGATTAGGTCTCTATTTTCTGGGAATAAACAATCCATGGGCCCAAGCTCTGTTCATTCCGTCGGTCGCGTTTGTTTATACTTACGTATTAAAAAATGTGAAGCCAACAGAGGTAAAAGCCACAAACCTACTCACCAAAATTACCTTTCCAAGCACGACCCCCGAACAGTATGAAGAGATGCTGGTTAAGCAGATCCATGAATACAAAGCCGGAAGAGCGACAGCTCTAACTGGCCAGTCAGGAAAGACATGTGAGCGTCTGGTGGTATTTGTTGACGATCTGGATCGATTACCTGCCGACGAAATGGTACTGGGGCTTGATGCAGTCCGAACTTTCATGGAAATCCCCAAGGATCGACTACCCAAGGGACTCGGCCTGGTTTTCGTGATTTCTTGTGATGAAGGGAAAATTGCGGACGCGTTAGCGAAGGGTCGTAGGAATGCGGATTTGCCCGCCGCCGTATTCAACCATTTTGATGCCCGGCGCTACCTAGACCGCGTATTTCAGTTTCGTCTGGAGATTACCCCACCACCGCGCCATGACATGCGAGCATTTGCGACATCCCATCTAGAAAGAATGGGCAACATCGCCGAGGATCTGAAAGGGCGTGGATTTCAATTGGCACCAATTATTGATCGGATGATTCATGTCGGCATACAGGATCCCAGAAATGCGCTGCAGATTGTGAATGCTTTTGCTCAAGCTTGGTGGCTTGGAACACAACGTGAAATTGAGGGTGCAGGTACGCATCGCCCTGGAGGTTTGCATGAAGGGGCGGTCACTAAACACCCCATTTCTTTGGGCGCAATATGTGCTTTCAAGGTCAGCTTTCCAGATTTTTATCGGGACCTGCAGGACGATCCGGCTATCCTATTGAGATTTACTGAAGTGCTGGTTCAGAAACGACCGCACACTGGGTTGCCATTGACAACGCAGCAGCTACTGATCGAAAAATACCTGCGTTTGACTGAAGAAGATAAGTACGAAATTAGACCCGAACATCGCGCCCTGAGGCAGTATCTCGCCAGCCTAGTTGGACTCCGATGGGCGAATTCGTTACAAAGCTTGCTGATTCTTTCGGAAGACTCCATTACCCGGCAATTGGGTGACAAAGCTCCGGCTATTTACGACGCATTTGTTTCTGGTGACACGGATGGTGTTCTGGAAGGGATGGGACGACATCAGGACATATCCGCGCTTACTAGTGATCAAGCCCGAATGTTGTACCAAATGTTCGAAGACCTGAGAGACGAATCTGAACATCGCCGGACCAATGCCGCAAAAGTAATTGCGGACATAATTGACCGTATCCCTGAGCCGCCTGCCGCCCAGCTTCTAGGCGAGTTATGTCGCGAAGTGGCGGATTCTTTGGAATTACGGTCTCAACTCGGCATCACGCGCATTGATCATCTGCTGGAGAAGGCAACCGGCAAGGATCAATCCAGCATCACCTCACGATTGGTTGACGACGTATTGACACCAGGGCAGCAGATTAAACTTTTGAAGGAATCTCTGGATAAGCCAAGCCTAAAAGAAGCGGGCGACATGGTTAAGTCACTTATTCCGGTTGTCATTCGTGTTGCTGGTACGCATGAGCTTGATAATGATGCCATGACTAATTTTCTAAAGTGGCTTCTTGATCGAAGCGTCGGAGTTGATGGGAAGGTTGAACAATTGTCCTTCACACAGCTCGAGGATTGGCTTGTGCTGAATGACGAATTTTTGACCCAAGGATTGGGTATGGGCTATGCGAAAGCTCTTGCCGATGAGCTGCTTAAAGCCAAGCCTGCCCCATTTGATCACACAATAGCCGTCAATCGCGCACTTGGGATTATCGAAGGGCAAATTGCGCGGGGTGAAGACTCTCGCCGTCCAGCTTGGGTTATTGTCAATCAGTTGATCACAACCAACTCGATTGAGACAGTCAAGGCTGTATGTTCTTATGCAATTCCCAACCTCGACAAGGCACAAGACAACGAGATATCCAAGTTTGTGACTGGGTTTATTGAACGATTGGTTCTTGTTGCTCAAGACGGTAAATTGAACAATGATTGGACCGTAGCCAAAGAATCTTTGGTCAAAGCGGTCTCTGCCAATGTAACGCGTCTCGATCAAAACTCGGTCGACGTTCTTGCAAATCTCGTTGTGCAATGGAGCGCACAGGAAGCTAATGAATCAGCCGCTTGCGCCATCGCAAATCAGTTGAGCCTCCATCACTTTAGCGCGATGGAAAAAGTCGTGGAATCCTGGATCCCTCGCCTGCTGACTGATCTCTCAGATCCATATCTTGAGCTAACGGCTAAATCAACGTATCGGCTGTCTGAAACCATGCAGAGCAGTATGGTCAGTGGCATGAATGTTCTAATCGACAATGAAATAGTTAGTGAAGAGGCAAGTCGACGCTTGGAACTGTTTGTAAAGCATGCCAATAGAGCATTGTGGGAGAAAGGGCCGTTCCATGCTTACCTGGATCGTATGTGGACGGCGATTGCAAATAGAGCGGGAAACCCCAGCCGATACCTTTATAGAGTATTTCCATCTGCGGTCGCGCTTCTGGAACATGCCACACCGACTACAGTGGGAAGCTCGCTTCAACAATTATTCGCTCAAGCAGTAAGTTATCCTGGCCATTATTCATGGTTACATGATTGGATGGCGGATGATTGGCCATCAAATTATCCTGGATTCAACCCTGATCCAATTTTTGATCAAGCAGTGGCATTCTCGACTGGACAGTCGCCTGCGTCACTGACTAAGGGTATTCCACGATCTCTGAACGAAATGCTCAAACGTGGATTGGTCGACAAGACCAAGTTACCGCAGATGCTGAACACTGCCTGTCTGGCATGGAAGACCGCTCCGGATGACATGGCATCAATCTTGGCACAGCACTCCGAGCTCACTATCGAGCAGGCAGTTGACCTCATTACAACGATTGACCCGGAGAAGGAAGAAGACGTTTCGGCACTCAAAACTGTGTGGAGCAGTTTGGCATCCAAGCGTGATAACGCGACAAGGCAGAGCATTGCTCGACAGCTCTTGGGTAAGGTACCGATTGCCTCAGCATCTACCCCCGATTTTGGGTTTAGCACGTGGCTACAAGTACAACCAGATGGAGGTCAGGAGTTAATCAAGCAATTGTTCGAAAAGATAGAAACCAGTGATGAACAAACGTTGAGAGTTTGGCGTCAGGCAGTCTCTAGAAGCGCTGAACTGGGGGCTGAATTTTATCTAACGGAAGTGCCCAAACTCTTAAAACTTGCCTCTATGGATATAACCGTGGGCGCGGTATTCGATGATGTTGAGAAGATTACAGCGACGCTGGGGGGGCAGATAGTCGAGTGGAGATGGCCAAGCGCCTAA
- a CDS encoding Gfo/Idh/MocA family protein: MIRLAVVGTNWITQRFVDAAHDTGKIQLIAVYSRTLEQAVAFGVQYQVAHFFDSLEKLAQTDLIDAVYIASPNSLHAPQTLLFLNHKKHVICEKPLASNLREVQAVLDCARANQVILLEAFMGPHLPNFLAIQKALPKLGRLRKVFFNYCQYSSRYPAYLAGEHPNTFNPAFSNGSIMDIGYYCLATAVALWGEPKSLFASASLLESGVDAHGTVCLNYGDFEVVLVHSKVSNSMIPSEIQGEDGTLTIGKISQCLDINFIPREGVALDINQEQCCNTMQYEAETFADLIAKRQVEHRGIAISLIVAELLTEIRRQTGVIFPADMH; the protein is encoded by the coding sequence ATGATTCGCTTGGCGGTTGTTGGAACTAACTGGATTACCCAACGTTTTGTCGATGCTGCACATGACACAGGCAAGATACAACTGATCGCGGTGTATTCACGCACGCTTGAGCAAGCAGTTGCATTTGGCGTGCAATATCAAGTGGCACATTTTTTCGATTCGCTTGAAAAACTCGCTCAAACAGACTTGATTGATGCCGTGTATATCGCCAGCCCCAATTCTTTGCACGCGCCGCAGACTTTGTTGTTTCTCAACCATAAAAAACATGTGATCTGTGAAAAGCCACTGGCGTCCAATTTACGGGAGGTGCAAGCAGTGCTGGACTGTGCTCGCGCGAATCAAGTGATTTTGCTTGAAGCTTTTATGGGGCCACACCTCCCGAATTTTTTGGCAATCCAAAAAGCTTTGCCCAAGCTTGGACGCTTGCGGAAAGTATTTTTTAACTATTGCCAATACTCGTCGCGTTACCCTGCCTACTTAGCGGGGGAACACCCAAATACGTTTAATCCTGCGTTTTCTAATGGCTCCATTATGGATATCGGCTATTACTGCCTAGCAACTGCAGTTGCATTGTGGGGAGAGCCAAAATCATTATTTGCTAGTGCGAGCTTACTAGAGAGCGGCGTTGATGCGCATGGCACAGTCTGTCTCAACTATGGGGATTTCGAGGTGGTACTTGTGCACTCGAAAGTTTCGAACTCAATGATACCCAGCGAAATTCAGGGGGAAGATGGCACGCTAACCATTGGTAAGATTTCACAGTGTCTGGACATTAATTTCATTCCCCGTGAAGGAGTAGCGCTGGACATCAATCAAGAACAATGCTGTAACACCATGCAATATGAAGCTGAAACATTTGCCGATTTGATCGCGAAAAGGCAAGTAGAGCATCGTGGAATTGCAATTTCGCTGATTGTGGCAGAATTGCTCACCGAAATTCGCCGCCAGACAGGCGTAATTTTTCCAGCAGACATGCATTGA
- a CDS encoding Fic family protein yields MNSGEYKYIWQSTDWPNWHYDLAALAKPLADVCRAQGMLLGRLSDVGMTLRDQASLLVLTEDVLKTSEIEGEHFDVSTVRSSIARRLGVDIGALAPTDRHVEGVVEMVLDATTRSADALTLGRLFGWHAALFPTGFSGMSRIRIGEFRADEDGPMQVVSGPIGRQKVHYEAPPAECLTQEIAHFLDWLNSRDLKDHAILKAGIAHLWFVTLHPFDDGNGRIARAVGDLLLARADGNTQRFYSLSAQIQRERSDYYDILEKTQKGTLDITFWLSWFLNTLLRAIEHAQLTLDAVLAKANFWLRWSATPFNERQIKLLNRLQDRFDGKLTSKKWAAIAKCSTDTALRDINELLNLGVLHKSESGGRSTSYELSG; encoded by the coding sequence ATGAATAGCGGCGAATATAAATACATCTGGCAGTCTACCGACTGGCCAAATTGGCATTACGATCTGGCTGCGTTAGCAAAGCCGCTAGCTGACGTTTGCCGTGCTCAAGGCATGTTACTTGGGCGATTAAGTGACGTTGGCATGACTCTACGCGATCAGGCCAGCTTGCTGGTATTGACAGAGGATGTCCTTAAAACGAGTGAAATCGAAGGTGAACATTTTGATGTCTCCACTGTGCGCTCCTCGATTGCACGGCGTCTTGGCGTTGATATTGGTGCATTAGCACCCACAGATCGGCATGTCGAAGGTGTGGTCGAAATGGTGTTGGATGCGACGACTCGCAGTGCTGATGCCCTCACATTAGGTCGGTTATTTGGCTGGCATGCAGCCCTGTTTCCGACTGGCTTTAGCGGAATGAGCCGCATCCGGATTGGCGAGTTTAGAGCGGATGAGGATGGCCCAATGCAAGTCGTTTCCGGCCCGATTGGCCGGCAAAAAGTACACTATGAAGCACCTCCTGCAGAATGCCTAACGCAGGAAATTGCTCATTTTTTGGATTGGCTAAATAGTCGTGATCTTAAAGATCATGCAATTTTAAAGGCAGGGATTGCACACTTGTGGTTTGTGACCCTGCACCCGTTCGATGATGGAAACGGACGGATTGCCCGCGCGGTGGGGGACTTACTGCTGGCGCGTGCAGATGGTAATACTCAGCGCTTTTATAGCCTTTCGGCACAAATTCAGCGAGAGCGAAGTGACTATTACGACATATTAGAAAAAACCCAAAAAGGTACGCTGGATATCACGTTCTGGCTGAGTTGGTTTCTTAATACCTTGCTCCGAGCAATTGAGCACGCTCAGCTTACGCTGGATGCAGTGCTGGCCAAGGCCAACTTCTGGCTGCGCTGGTCGGCTACGCCATTCAATGAGCGGCAAATCAAATTACTCAATCGGTTACAGGACCGCTTTGACGGCAAACTGACCTCAAAAAAATGGGCCGCCATCGCCAAGTGTTCCACCGATACCGCGCTGAGAGACATCAATGAATTACTGAATTTGGGTGTGTTGCATAAATCTGAATCTGGCGGGCGAAGCACTTCCTACGAACTTTCCGGTTGA
- a CDS encoding DUF2798 domain-containing protein → MSEAQKFRWVFSFLMSLLMSGVMSGWVTWMVVGLNEHFFMSWGRAFITAWPAAFTIVMLCAPSVQRLSQRIVIKINSAEA, encoded by the coding sequence ATGTCCGAAGCACAAAAATTTCGTTGGGTTTTTTCATTTTTAATGTCGCTATTGATGTCGGGCGTCATGAGCGGTTGGGTCACATGGATGGTAGTCGGCCTGAACGAGCACTTTTTCATGAGTTGGGGACGTGCCTTTATCACCGCGTGGCCAGCGGCTTTTACGATTGTTATGCTTTGCGCCCCATCAGTACAGCGACTTAGCCAGAGAATCGTGATCAAAATTAACAGCGCAGAAGCTTAA
- a CDS encoding tyrosine-type recombinase/integrase, which produces MPNDIHHEPWNKGKLVGQKPPLKLKEIWAIRIRLQLGKKVRDLAMFNLAIDSKLRGCDLVNLKVRDVCHGNQVASRASILQSKTQRPVQFEITEPTRDAVSAWVLQAKLRSDQYLFPSRQRQFSPHISTRQYARIVSRWVSSIGLDPTEYGTHTMRRTKVTLIYKRTKNLRAIQLLLGHAKMESTVRYLGIEVDDALEISEQTEI; this is translated from the coding sequence ATGCCGAACGATATTCACCACGAACCGTGGAACAAAGGAAAACTTGTTGGTCAAAAACCACCACTAAAGCTTAAAGAAATATGGGCCATTCGAATTCGATTGCAACTTGGTAAAAAGGTGCGTGACCTTGCCATGTTCAACTTAGCCATCGACAGTAAGTTGCGCGGCTGCGACTTAGTTAATTTAAAAGTTAGAGATGTTTGTCACGGGAATCAAGTCGCATCACGTGCTTCCATACTACAGAGCAAGACACAACGCCCAGTTCAGTTTGAAATTACGGAACCTACGCGTGATGCCGTTTCTGCTTGGGTTTTACAGGCCAAACTACGTTCTGATCAGTATCTTTTCCCAAGTCGGCAGCGCCAATTCTCGCCACACATTTCAACTCGGCAATATGCTCGGATTGTAAGTCGCTGGGTCAGCTCAATAGGGCTGGATCCGACTGAATATGGCACACATACCATGCGAAGAACCAAAGTCACGCTCATCTACAAACGCACAAAGAACTTGCGTGCGATTCAACTGTTACTTGGCCACGCCAAGATGGAAAGCACTGTTCGTTATCTTGGCATTGAAGTTGATGATGCTCTCGAGATATCGGAGCAAACTGAAATATAA
- a CDS encoding LysR family transcriptional regulator, translated as MLDDLALFVCIVEAGSLSAAAKKMDLPAATLTRRLQKLEQQLGCQLLHRSARRMLPTPAGQQYYEQCRPLLQALQQTTQSLDANLNQLSGTVRVLAPINLSNGPFRHFWSSFMLRYPEIKLELQLSNHKEDLLGNGADLAIRVGEQSDSSFGQRRLGEVRIVLTASPDYLAKNPPIVNPSSLAQHKLIVADPVTQWRFTERSTSIPQTWLPQGHFRVNEIQLAVHMARSGIGLLYCPKPQVIQELESGQLVTVMPDWETESRVIYAVWPQSQLMPARVRVLLDHLVDCAMAHPLFN; from the coding sequence ATGCTTGATGATCTGGCGCTATTTGTTTGTATTGTGGAAGCGGGCAGCCTAAGCGCGGCGGCTAAGAAAATGGATTTGCCCGCGGCGACGCTCACCCGCCGTTTGCAGAAGTTGGAACAGCAATTGGGTTGCCAACTGTTACATCGTAGCGCGAGGCGTATGTTGCCAACGCCAGCGGGCCAGCAATATTATGAACAATGCCGTCCTTTATTGCAGGCTTTGCAACAAACTACGCAATCTTTGGACGCCAACCTCAATCAGCTCAGTGGCACGGTGCGAGTGCTCGCGCCAATCAATTTATCTAATGGCCCATTCCGGCATTTTTGGAGCAGCTTTATGCTGCGTTATCCCGAAATTAAGTTAGAACTTCAATTGAGCAATCACAAAGAGGATTTGCTTGGTAATGGCGCTGACTTGGCAATTCGCGTCGGCGAGCAATCCGACTCTTCTTTTGGGCAACGCCGATTGGGAGAGGTGCGCATTGTATTAACCGCATCCCCTGATTATCTGGCGAAAAATCCGCCGATTGTGAATCCATCATCGCTTGCACAACATAAATTAATCGTTGCCGATCCAGTGACTCAATGGCGCTTCACTGAGCGCTCGACGTCAATCCCCCAAACGTGGCTGCCGCAAGGTCATTTTCGCGTCAACGAGATTCAGTTGGCAGTGCATATGGCACGCTCGGGTATTGGTCTACTGTATTGTCCCAAGCCGCAGGTGATCCAAGAATTAGAAAGCGGACAACTTGTTACTGTGATGCCAGATTGGGAGACCGAATCCCGAGTTATCTACGCGGTCTGGCCGCAAAGCCAATTGATGCCAGCCCGAGTGCGTGTCTTACTGGATCATCTGGTCGATTGCGCCATGGCGCATCCATTGTTCAATTAA